The following are from one region of the Nicotiana tomentosiformis chromosome 7, ASM39032v3, whole genome shotgun sequence genome:
- the LOC104121076 gene encoding BTB/POZ domain-containing protein At3g22104 isoform X1 — MDVSCDLEVDVNGEEIFIVDKNVICSYSGRINKLFGKRKRGTKYLKVIFHDFPGGAESFELITRFCYNKGKIEINHINVSTLYCAACYMEMEKSVSGNQNLFELTENLLADIRYWTWSELLDALKQCQNLIPVASSSGVIDKYLDSLIGRVASSCETSPCPSTSSADSSGFRLSCDSKSTESFKNSTFRATWWFEDLAAFEPFLIDILVKQMVSRNLDHGILSKFLFYYQKSRFASAKTMDEKCKTMETVIEMLYLLDLSCISFKTLFGMLRITLNLKISKCSRNKLESMIGSLLDQATLDNLLLPSPVGSSYLYDVNLVLRLLKSFISKGACCVPLTRLRKVASLIDLYIAEVAPDPCLKPSKFLALVKSLPESARDSYDAIYHATVMYFEVHSGLCEEEKMKICSGLNYEKLSSEACNHLAQNKKFPSKSAGQALITQQVKLKSLLQETNQASPYVDSHCSFAEAKNTGKEDQQIVLYAGKLDLSTENEKLKVHLQGMQCRVLELEKVCRKMQNQMAKMLKSRVSSHNNARSLPRLCS, encoded by the exons ATGGATGTTTCTTGTGATCTTGAAGTGGATGTCAATGGTGAAGAAATCTTTATTGTTGATAAg AATGTTATATGTTCTTATTCAGGAAGAATAAATAAATTGTTTGGGAAAAGGAAACGAGGGACGAAATATTTAAAGGTGATATTTCATGATTTCCCTGGTGGAGCTGAGAGCTTTGAGCTCATTACAAGATTCTGTTACAACAAAGGGAAGATTGAGATAAACCACATTAATGTTTCAACTCTATATTGTGCTGCCTGTTATATGGAAATGGAGAAATCTGTATCCGGAAACCAAAATCTATTCGAGCTAACTGAGAATTTGCTTGCGGATATTAGGTATTGGACTTGGTCTGAACTTCTTGATGCCCTAAAACAATGTCAAAATTTGATACCTGTGGCAAGTTCTTCAGGTGTAATTGATAAGTACCTCGATTCTCTTATCGGGAGAGTTGCATCTTCCTGTGAAACCAGTCCTTGTCCGTCGACTTCTTCTGCTGACAGTTCTGGATTTCGGTTGTCTTGTGATTCAAAAAGTACAGAGAGCTTTAAAAATAGCACATTTCGGGCTACATGGTGGTTTGAGGATCTAGCTGCTTTCGAGCCCTTTTTGATCGATATTTTGGTAAAGCAAATGGTATCCAGAAATCTTGATCATGGTATTCTTAGTAAGTTCCTGTTCTATTACCAAAAATCAAGATTTGCATCGGCCAAAACGATGGATGAGAAATGCAAGACGATGGAGACAGTTATCGAGATGCTTTatttgctagatttgagctgcATTTCCTTCAAAACCTTATTTGGAATGCTTCGAATTACTCTGAATTTGAAGATAAGCAAGTGCTCGAGGAACAAGTTAGAGAGCATGATTGGTTCCCTGTTGGATCAAGCGACTTTGGATAACCTGCTGCTCCCTTCACCGGTTGGATCAAGTTATTTATATGATGTGAATTTAGTTCTCAGGTTGTTGAAATCATTTATTAGCAAAGGGGCATGTTGTGTTCCGTTAACTCGATTGAGGAAAGTTGCTAGCTTGATCGACTTGTACATAGCAGAAGTCGCTCCTGATCCATGTCTAAAACCTTCCAAGTTCCTTGCCCTGGTCAAATCGCTGCCTGAATCTGCTAGGGACTCATATGATGCAATCTACCACGCCACAGTTATGTATTTTGAG GTACATTCGGGGTTATGTGAAGAGGAAAAGATGAAAATATGTAGTGGACTGAACTATGAGAAGTTGTCATCAGAGGCTTGTAACCACTTAGCTCAGAACAAGAAATTCCCTTCAAAATCTGCTGGACAAGCTCTCATTACTCAGCAAGTGAAGCTCAAAAGCTTACTTCAAGAAACCAATCAAGCCAGTCCTTACGTCGATTCACATTGTAGTTTCGCGGAAGCAAAAAATACGGGTAAGGAAGATCAGCAGATCGTCCTATACGCAGGAAAGCTGGATCTTTCGACTGAGAATGAGAAACTTAAAGTACATTTACAAGGTATGCAATGTAGAGTGCTAGAATTGGAAAAAGTTTGCAGGAAAATGCAAAATCAGATGGCAAAGATGTTGAAATCAAGAGTATCAAGCCATAACAATGCAAGATCTTTACCTAGGCTATGTTCTTGA
- the LOC104121076 gene encoding BTB/POZ domain-containing protein At3g22104 isoform X2: protein MEMEKSVSGNQNLFELTENLLADIRYWTWSELLDALKQCQNLIPVASSSGVIDKYLDSLIGRVASSCETSPCPSTSSADSSGFRLSCDSKSTESFKNSTFRATWWFEDLAAFEPFLIDILVKQMVSRNLDHGILSKFLFYYQKSRFASAKTMDEKCKTMETVIEMLYLLDLSCISFKTLFGMLRITLNLKISKCSRNKLESMIGSLLDQATLDNLLLPSPVGSSYLYDVNLVLRLLKSFISKGACCVPLTRLRKVASLIDLYIAEVAPDPCLKPSKFLALVKSLPESARDSYDAIYHATVMYFEVHSGLCEEEKMKICSGLNYEKLSSEACNHLAQNKKFPSKSAGQALITQQVKLKSLLQETNQASPYVDSHCSFAEAKNTGKEDQQIVLYAGKLDLSTENEKLKVHLQGMQCRVLELEKVCRKMQNQMAKMLKSRVSSHNNARSLPRLCS from the exons ATGGAAATGGAGAAATCTGTATCCGGAAACCAAAATCTATTCGAGCTAACTGAGAATTTGCTTGCGGATATTAGGTATTGGACTTGGTCTGAACTTCTTGATGCCCTAAAACAATGTCAAAATTTGATACCTGTGGCAAGTTCTTCAGGTGTAATTGATAAGTACCTCGATTCTCTTATCGGGAGAGTTGCATCTTCCTGTGAAACCAGTCCTTGTCCGTCGACTTCTTCTGCTGACAGTTCTGGATTTCGGTTGTCTTGTGATTCAAAAAGTACAGAGAGCTTTAAAAATAGCACATTTCGGGCTACATGGTGGTTTGAGGATCTAGCTGCTTTCGAGCCCTTTTTGATCGATATTTTGGTAAAGCAAATGGTATCCAGAAATCTTGATCATGGTATTCTTAGTAAGTTCCTGTTCTATTACCAAAAATCAAGATTTGCATCGGCCAAAACGATGGATGAGAAATGCAAGACGATGGAGACAGTTATCGAGATGCTTTatttgctagatttgagctgcATTTCCTTCAAAACCTTATTTGGAATGCTTCGAATTACTCTGAATTTGAAGATAAGCAAGTGCTCGAGGAACAAGTTAGAGAGCATGATTGGTTCCCTGTTGGATCAAGCGACTTTGGATAACCTGCTGCTCCCTTCACCGGTTGGATCAAGTTATTTATATGATGTGAATTTAGTTCTCAGGTTGTTGAAATCATTTATTAGCAAAGGGGCATGTTGTGTTCCGTTAACTCGATTGAGGAAAGTTGCTAGCTTGATCGACTTGTACATAGCAGAAGTCGCTCCTGATCCATGTCTAAAACCTTCCAAGTTCCTTGCCCTGGTCAAATCGCTGCCTGAATCTGCTAGGGACTCATATGATGCAATCTACCACGCCACAGTTATGTATTTTGAG GTACATTCGGGGTTATGTGAAGAGGAAAAGATGAAAATATGTAGTGGACTGAACTATGAGAAGTTGTCATCAGAGGCTTGTAACCACTTAGCTCAGAACAAGAAATTCCCTTCAAAATCTGCTGGACAAGCTCTCATTACTCAGCAAGTGAAGCTCAAAAGCTTACTTCAAGAAACCAATCAAGCCAGTCCTTACGTCGATTCACATTGTAGTTTCGCGGAAGCAAAAAATACGGGTAAGGAAGATCAGCAGATCGTCCTATACGCAGGAAAGCTGGATCTTTCGACTGAGAATGAGAAACTTAAAGTACATTTACAAGGTATGCAATGTAGAGTGCTAGAATTGGAAAAAGTTTGCAGGAAAATGCAAAATCAGATGGCAAAGATGTTGAAATCAAGAGTATCAAGCCATAACAATGCAAGATCTTTACCTAGGCTATGTTCTTGA